A single window of Ischnura elegans chromosome 8, ioIscEleg1.1, whole genome shotgun sequence DNA harbors:
- the LOC124164211 gene encoding uncharacterized protein LOC124164211 yields MSRLVFVALCCALAVVIAKPQPKHDVTVCASKPGDKVLSFLQVSDEGHYLGKSSLDVVYPPEGEPENYVINCIMVKDLKPDVGATATITNGTLGSSRVSIHLESSFTKGLSFSVKIMGQ; encoded by the exons ATGAGCAGACTGGTATTTGTGGCTCTCTGCTGCGCCCTGGCGGTCGTCATCGCCAAACCACAGCCAAAACATGACGTCACCGTGTGTGCCTCCAAG CCGGGCGATAAGGTGCTAAGCTTCCTGCAGGTGTCGGACGAGGGCCACTACCTGGGAAAGTCTTCCCTTGACGTGGTTTACCCACCAGAGGGCGAACCGGAGAACTATGTAATCAACTGCATCATGGTCAAGGACTTG AAACCGGATGTGGGCGCCACGGCCACCATCACGAACGGCACCCTGGGAAGTAGCCGGGTTTCCATCCACTTGGAGTCCAGCTTCACCAAGGGACTCTCCTTCTCCGTCAAGATCATGGGCCAATAA
- the LOC124164273 gene encoding partner of bursicon → MQAHWEAGDWSRDKRRARFLVLAVAALASVGAAAAQEPTSPGDEACETLPSEIHIIKEEFDELGRLQRTCNGEVAVNKCEGACSSQVQPSVITPTGFLKECYCCRESFLRERVITLTNCFDPDGGRLRGGDTETMNVKLREPAECRCFKCGEFSR, encoded by the exons ATGCAGGCCCACTGGGAGGCAGGTGATTGGTCGCGCGACAAGCGGCGGGCGAGGTTCCTGGTGCTGGCGGTGGCAGCGCTAGCGTCGGTCGGTGCAGCGGCGGCGCAGGAACCGACTTCACCGGGAGACGAGGCGTGCGAGACCCTGCCCTCCGAGATCCACATTATCAAAG AGGAATTCGACGAGCTGGGCCGTCTGCAGCGGACGTGCAACGGCGAGGTGGCCGTCAACAAGTGCGAAGGCGCGTGCTCGTCTCAAGTGCAGCCATCCGTCATCACGCCAACCGGGTTCCTCAAG GAGTGCTACTGCTGCCGCGAGAGCTTCCTCCGAGAACGCGTCATCACGCTTACCAACTGCTTCGATCCGGACGGAGGGCGTCTGCGTGGCGGTGATACCGAGACGATGAACGTCAAGCTACGTGAGCCGGCCGAATGCCGGTGCTTCAAGTGTGGCGAATTCTCGCGCTAA